From one Drosophila subpulchrella strain 33 F10 #4 breed RU33 chromosome 3L, RU_Dsub_v1.1 Primary Assembly, whole genome shotgun sequence genomic stretch:
- the LOC119553766 gene encoding RNA exonuclease 5 → MMWTRTRLALRSIARSQSLNGKRTRMKEQLSAKQHERNEKKKKKLAALANLMELNDRDRLHEAELAKKRDAEEAEAEEKSAAKAEDEDDGFIKVGSKRKARNRHTVRSNGEHEAESVGAPETGANSDEPVAKKTRNYEAGGDSLPQEICSLSEEQYKQLSAELKRRKRQIEDVPGLRLREMGQRASLETPQHARTPIFLADIQHLLMSALIGQKSPCRPDRWCSVEKWLNLSHSVVVILEGLSLYHYLTNESQFKATNKIFNTKLEMLLPPSDDAQIIDEIAKIPLTNVQARQLIDEHGSLESAVELNKDPTLFVRTIFPIESKEAVPDDLHKDDKFPRTKLLLSALQMVDEGYPIPMQGDLHSRFKEFKFTKKSYAAVTNRSPMFGVDCEMCHTVAGMNELTRISIVNERYETVYETLVMPNNRITDYLTQYSGITEDIMKKVTKNLAEVQKEVSALLPPDAILVGQSLNSDLNAMRMMHPYVIDTSVCFNISGVRRRKSKLKQLAKTFLKEIIQENEFGHDSIEDSRATLKLVKMKLANSIEFGDEILTQHKRLQQLANACSGDTISNNLFAHVAKRDKRTAIVTVGDLQPHLKNVIQKAGDAAPQDHSVAVRVHEVSTSKEAVRKVTEVALENALTIANIRVPEQDFVLESAERNVAKLDKTIDRLWNSVAHNGLFLVLMGGATDCSKGLAKIAIKRLNGSEQTSAPIGS, encoded by the exons CTTGAACGGTAAGCGCACCAGGATGAAGGAGCAGCTGTCGGCGAAGCAGCACGAGCGCAacgagaagaagaagaagaagctgGCGGCGCTGGCGAATCTGATGGAGCTCAACGACCGCGATCGCCTGCACGAGGCGGAGCTGGCCAAGAAGCGGGATGCGGAGGAGGCCGAGGCGGAGGAGAAGTCAGCTGCGAAGGCTGAGGATGAGGACGACGGCTTCATCAAGGTGGGCAGCAAGCGGAAGGCCCGCAACCGCCACACAGTCCGCAGCAATGGCGAGCACGAGGCGGAATCCGTAGGAGCACCAGAGACGGGAGCCAATTCCGACGAGCCGGTGGCCAAGAAAACCCGCAACTATGAGGCCGGAGGTGATAGCCTGCCCCAGGAGATCTGCTCCCTGAGCGAGGAGCAGTACAAGCAGCTGTCAGCGGAGCTAAAGCGCCGCAAGAGGCAAATCGAGGATGTTCCTGGCCTGAGGCTTCGGGAGATGGGCCAACGCGCCTCCCTGGAGACGCCACAACATGCGCGCACGCCCATCTTCCTCGCCGACATCCAGCACCTACTGATGTCCGCCCTCATTGGCCAGAAGAGTCCCTGCCGACCGGATCGGTGGTGCAGCGTGGAGAAGTGGCTCAACCTGTCGCACAGCGTGGTGGTCATACTGGAGGGACTATCGCTCTACCACTACCTCACCAACGAGAGCCAGTTCAAGGCCACCAATAAGATATTCAACACCAAGCTGGAAATGCTGCTTCCGCCGAGTGACGATGCTCAGATCATCGACGAGATAGCCAAG ATACCCCTCACAAATGTCCAGGCTCGCCAGCTTATAGACGAGCACGGTTCCCTGGAGTCGGCTGTGGAGCTCAACAAAGATCCCACCCTGTTTGTAAGGACCATCTTCCCGATTGAAAGCAAAGAGGCGGTGCCGGATGACCTGCATAAGGATGACAAGTTCCCGCGCACCAAACTCTTGCTTTCCGCCCTGCAAATGGTCGATGAGGGCTATCCGATTCCAATGCAAGGTGATTTGCACAGTCGCTTCAAGGAATTTAAGTTCACTAAGAAATCGTATGCGGCTGTGACCAATCGAAGTCCCATGTTTGGCGTGGATTGTGAGATGTGTCATACGGTGGCGGGCATGAATGAGCTTACCCGAATTTCCATTGTCAACGAACGCTACGAGACCGTATACGAAACGCTGGTGATGCCTAACAACCGGATCACCGACTATCTAACCCAGTACTCGGGCATCACTGAAGATATCATGAAAAAGGTGACCAAGAATCTGGCGGAAGTGCAGAAAGAGGTGTCCGCCTTACTGCCTCCGGATGCCATCCTGGTGGGGCAGTCCTTGAACTCCGATCTTAACGCCATGCGAATGATGCACCCGTATGTGATCGACACCAGCGTGTGCTTTAATATTAGCGGCGTGCGACGGCGCAAGAGCAAACTGAAGCAACTGGCCAAGACCTTCCTGAAGGAAATAATCCAGGAAAACGAATTTGGCCACGATTCCATTGAGGATTCGCGAGCAACGCTAAAGCTTGTCAAGATGAAACTGGCCAACAGCATAGAGTTTGGCGATGAGATTCTCACCCAGCATAAGCGATTGCAGCAGTTGGCGAACGCCTGCAGCGGCGACACGATTAGCAATAACCTATTTGCCCATGTGGCCAAGCGGGATAAGAGGACGGCCATTGTCACGGTCGGGGATTTGCAGCCCCATCTCAAGAATGTCATCCAAAAGGCAGGAGATGCAGCTCCCCAGGATCACAGTGTGGCGGTGCGTGTCCACGAGGTTTCCACGTCCAAGGAAGCCGTTCGTAAGGTCACGGAAGTTGCATTGGAAAATGCCTTGACCATTGCTAATATTCGCGTGCCAGAGCAGGACTTTGTGTTGGAAAGCGCGGAGCGGAATGTCGCCAAACTAGATAAAACCATCGACCGCCTTTGGAATTCGGTTGCGCACAACGGACTCTTCCTTGTTCTCATGGGCGGAGCCACGGATTGCTCCAAGGGCTTGGCCAAGATAGCTATTAAGCGCCTAAACGGATCGGAACAGACTAGTGCGCCCATCGGCAGTTAG